In Gossypium arboreum isolate Shixiya-1 chromosome 6, ASM2569848v2, whole genome shotgun sequence, the following are encoded in one genomic region:
- the LOC108485316 gene encoding protein SET DOMAIN GROUP 40-like — MTIVKSVTDFLNFQQQRLSCLGVSCFPGARGRGVAALRPISKGELLLKVPKSALITTDSLLSRDETLSLALKSHLSHSSTQVFTVCLLYEISKGKASPWHPYFLHLPRSYSILAAFGELETQALQVDYAIWAAQKAVTKAKYEWEQAFTLMKELKLKPPLLTFRAWIWATGTTAALKYLYGWLHHHPKYGTLAPSELANSLYYAYALDLKPNYVRAWANMGISYANQV, encoded by the exons ATGACAATCGTTAAATCTGTAACTGACTTTTT AAACTTCCAACAGCAGCGTCTAAGTTGTCTGGGTGTCTCTTGCTTCCCCGGCGCCAGAGGAAGAGGTGTGGCTGCTCTCCGGCCAATTAGCAAAGGAGAGTTGCTTCTTAAAGTTCCAAAATCTGCCTTAATCACAACTGACTCTCTTCTTTCAAGAGATGAAACTTTGTCTCTTGCACTCAAATCCCATCTTTCTCACTCTTCTACCCAG gtattcactgtttgtttgttatatgAAATCAGTAAAGGAAAGGCTTCTCCATGGCACCCTTATTTTCTGCACTTGCCTCGTAGTTATTCCATACTCGCCGCTTTCGGTGAACTTGAAACGCAAGCCTTGCAA GTGGATTATGCCATCTGGGCTGCTCAGAAAGCTGTCACAAAAGCTAAATACGAGTGGGAACAAGCCTTCACTCTCATGAAAGAACTTAAGCTGAAGCCTCCACTTCTCACTTTCAGGGCTTGGATTTGGGCTACTGGGACT ACTGCTGCTTTAAAGTATCTGTATGGATGGTTACATCATCACCCAAAGTATGGTACTCTTGCGCCATCGGAGCTTGCTAATTCTTTGTATTATGCATAT GCACTAGATTTGAAGCCAAACTATGTGCGTGCTTGGGCAAACATGGGTATCAGTTACGCCAACCAG GTTTGA